A window of the Desulforapulum autotrophicum HRM2 genome harbors these coding sequences:
- the pstC gene encoding phosphate ABC transporter permease subunit PstC encodes MTPANLLILLLLISTMAFWLGKKRAFAVVKTAGGPRMLHSRPGYYGALTALWCGLPAVLVFAFWLGFESSIITDMVLTSLPETFRDLPLDRLNLIVNDIKNLVYGNIVSGKVSADLQDAADHYRRLVSISHMALTVIAVVFAIGGGLVVRRMIKPSLRARNQVERIIKYFLIACSTIAIFTTIGIVLSVLYEAIRFFKVIPLTEFLFGLEWSPQMAIRADQVGSSGAFGVIPVFAGTMLISAIAMSVAVPVGLMSAIYLSEYANKTFRAVAKPMLEILAGIPTVVYGFFAALVVAPFIRNTGAMIGLDVSSESALAAGLVMGVMIIPFVSSLSDDVINAVPQSLRDGAYALGSTQSETIRQVIMPAALPGIVGGVLLAVSRAIGETMIVVMAAGLSANLTVNPLKTVTTVTVQIVTLLVGDQEFDSPKTLAAFALGLMLFVVTLILNVIALYVVRKYREQYE; translated from the coding sequence TTGACACCCGCAAATCTATTGATCCTTTTACTGTTGATTTCAACCATGGCATTCTGGCTGGGCAAAAAACGCGCCTTTGCCGTTGTAAAGACAGCAGGCGGTCCCCGGATGCTCCATTCAAGACCCGGATACTACGGCGCCCTGACCGCATTGTGGTGCGGCCTGCCGGCTGTACTGGTGTTTGCCTTCTGGTTGGGGTTTGAATCCAGCATCATAACAGACATGGTGTTGACCAGCCTTCCTGAAACCTTTCGAGACCTCCCCCTGGACCGGTTGAATCTGATCGTTAACGACATCAAGAACCTGGTCTACGGGAATATCGTTTCGGGAAAGGTGAGCGCCGATCTTCAGGATGCTGCAGATCATTACAGACGGCTGGTCAGTATCAGCCACATGGCATTGACCGTGATTGCCGTTGTGTTTGCAATTGGGGGAGGCCTCGTGGTCCGGCGGATGATCAAACCGTCCCTGAGGGCCAGGAATCAGGTTGAACGGATCATAAAGTATTTCCTGATCGCCTGTTCCACCATTGCCATTTTTACCACCATCGGGATTGTCCTGTCCGTACTTTACGAGGCCATTCGGTTTTTCAAGGTAATCCCGCTGACAGAATTTCTGTTCGGCCTTGAGTGGAGCCCCCAGATGGCCATCCGGGCGGACCAGGTCGGTTCTTCGGGTGCGTTTGGCGTCATTCCTGTATTCGCGGGAACGATGCTCATCTCCGCCATTGCAATGTCTGTGGCCGTACCTGTGGGGCTGATGTCCGCCATCTATCTTTCAGAATATGCCAACAAGACGTTCAGGGCAGTGGCCAAACCCATGCTTGAAATACTGGCCGGAATTCCAACCGTTGTTTACGGTTTTTTTGCAGCGCTTGTGGTGGCACCATTCATACGAAATACCGGGGCAATGATCGGCCTGGATGTTTCCAGTGAAAGTGCCCTGGCAGCGGGTCTTGTCATGGGTGTGATGATCATACCCTTTGTCTCTTCCCTGTCCGATGACGTCATCAATGCGGTCCCCCAGAGTCTGAGGGACGGGGCCTACGCCCTTGGATCCACCCAGTCGGAAACCATCCGCCAGGTGATTATGCCGGCAGCACTGCCCGGTATTGTGGGCGGGGTGCTGCTGGCGGTTTCCCGGGCCATCGGCGAAACCATGATCGTGGTCATGGCAGCCGGACTTTCGGCCAACCTGACCGTCAATCCTTTGAAAACCGTGACCACCGTCACCGTTCAGATTGTGACCCTGCTGGTGGGAGACCAGGAATTTGACAGTCCCAAAACCCTTGCAGCATTTGCCCTGGGTCTGATGCTGTTTGTTGTCACACTGATTCTCAATGTGATTGCACTTTATGTGGTTCGAAAATACAGGGAGCAATATGAATAA
- a CDS encoding PstS family phosphate ABC transporter substrate-binding protein, protein MQPTFDAIADSSYPVSRPLFFYVKKEHVDKIPGIREFLKEFTSEKAWGNEGYLTDKGLIPMPKEERARFVKAVADLVPMAAADF, encoded by the coding sequence GTGCAGCCGACTTTTGATGCCATTGCCGACAGTTCATATCCGGTTTCCCGGCCGCTGTTTTTTTATGTGAAAAAAGAGCATGTCGATAAAATCCCGGGCATCCGTGAATTTCTCAAAGAGTTCACCAGTGAAAAAGCCTGGGGCAATGAAGGATACCTGACGGACAAGGGCCTGATTCCCATGCCAAAGGAAGAAAGAGCCCGGTTTGTAAAAGCGGTTGCTGATCTCGTCCCCATGGCGGCAGCTGATTTCTAA
- a CDS encoding IS1634 family transposase has translation MAPKIERIDTIPLIIATLEKMNVQKTIDSIFIAHGNWIGLSYGQLTVLFVTYVLHSLTHHFYGVESWANQHKTVIERVTGWNVGEKDATDDRLGKLAQVFGENDEYISEFQIQMGQGIICAYQLPTKIVRYDTTAFNVYHDPESRKNGILEFGHSKDHRPDLLQFKQGLATLDPSGVPILSETLPGNRADDPCYFPAWQRMVKTIGNPDFLYIADCKAAALETRAAIDHEKGYYLFPLPMTGEIPRLIKELVLNPGQAFQEIVLLPKDEDQNERVVGKGFVVNQQMEKQLESGTVHRWQERWMVSLSNSHAQRRKKSFQDRLDKAESKLAKLKAKTNDSVDSFKLKAEKILQACNVEAYFHLEINDSVTLQKKYIGRGRPGPNTPFKMVEVLNLDLMVNRNEEAIEEFKALAGWRIFATNVDENSMTLNQSTQYYRDEWLVERGFHRLKKGHIPVLPLFLRLQKRIKGLMVMLTIALQALTLMEFVVRRELSKADEPIAGLVPGNPKMKTKRPTAERLLSQFDSLHLLIEEKGEKISGVVVEELTALQKRILTLLDLPEKTYDLSFVVGKKN, from the coding sequence ATGGCCCCAAAAATTGAGAGAATCGATACGATACCGCTTATCATCGCAACCCTTGAAAAGATGAACGTTCAAAAAACAATTGACAGTATTTTTATTGCTCATGGTAACTGGATCGGTCTCAGCTATGGTCAGTTGACGGTTTTGTTCGTAACCTATGTGTTGCATTCCTTGACCCATCATTTTTACGGGGTGGAATCCTGGGCAAATCAACATAAAACAGTTATAGAACGTGTGACAGGCTGGAACGTGGGTGAAAAAGATGCCACAGACGACCGCCTGGGGAAACTTGCACAGGTGTTTGGAGAAAACGACGAATACATATCAGAGTTTCAGATTCAGATGGGGCAAGGCATTATCTGTGCTTACCAGTTACCGACAAAAATTGTTCGCTATGACACCACGGCTTTCAATGTGTACCATGACCCAGAGAGCAGAAAGAACGGTATCTTGGAATTTGGTCACAGCAAAGATCATCGGCCAGATCTTCTTCAATTCAAACAAGGCCTTGCAACATTGGACCCGTCTGGGGTTCCCATTTTAAGCGAAACTCTTCCGGGGAACCGTGCTGATGACCCCTGCTATTTCCCAGCCTGGCAGCGTATGGTGAAAACCATCGGCAACCCTGATTTTTTGTATATTGCAGATTGCAAGGCAGCCGCCCTTGAAACCCGTGCTGCAATAGATCATGAAAAAGGATATTACCTTTTTCCATTACCAATGACCGGTGAGATTCCCCGTCTTATCAAAGAGTTGGTTTTGAACCCTGGGCAAGCCTTTCAAGAGATTGTGTTGCTCCCAAAAGATGAAGACCAAAACGAACGGGTGGTAGGCAAGGGATTTGTCGTGAATCAGCAAATGGAAAAACAGCTCGAAAGCGGAACAGTTCATCGATGGCAGGAAAGATGGATGGTTAGCCTGAGTAATAGCCATGCGCAGCGTCGGAAAAAATCGTTTCAAGATCGTTTGGACAAAGCCGAAAGCAAATTGGCTAAACTTAAGGCAAAGACCAACGACTCCGTAGATTCTTTTAAGCTCAAAGCCGAAAAGATATTGCAGGCATGTAACGTTGAGGCCTATTTTCATCTTGAAATCAACGACTCCGTAACCTTGCAGAAAAAATATATTGGTAGAGGACGCCCAGGGCCAAACACCCCTTTCAAAATGGTGGAAGTCCTGAATTTGGACTTAATGGTAAATCGAAATGAAGAGGCGATTGAAGAATTCAAAGCGTTGGCTGGTTGGCGGATCTTTGCAACCAATGTTGACGAAAACAGTATGACGCTTAACCAAAGCACACAATACTACAGGGATGAGTGGCTTGTAGAACGGGGTTTCCATCGACTAAAAAAAGGGCATATCCCTGTACTGCCTTTATTTTTACGTCTGCAGAAAAGAATCAAAGGCTTGATGGTAATGTTGACCATTGCCCTTCAGGCATTGACCCTGATGGAATTTGTCGTCCGCAGGGAGTTATCCAAAGCAGATGAACCTATTGCAGGGCTTGTTCCCGGAAATCCAAAAATGAAGACAAAACGCCCCACTGCAGAACGATTGCTTTCACAATTTGACAGCCTTCACCTTTTGATCGAAGAAAAGGGAGAAAAAATTTCCGGTGTCGTGGTTGAAGAATTGACGGCTTTACAGAAAAGAATCTTAACGCTTCTGGATTTGCCAGAAAAAACCTATGACCTTTCCTTCGTGGTCGGAAAAAAAAATTAG
- a CDS encoding substrate-binding domain-containing protein, translating to MKKALLTIFALAFVAGVAGPSFADASRDYISIVGSSTVYPFATVVAERFGKSTKFKTPKIESTGSGGGHKLFGAGVGVQHPDITNSSRRIKKSEFEKATKNGIRIVEVKIGYDGIVVANSKQAAPFKLTRRDLFLALAKTVPSTDNIAGNTQPNPYKTWKDVNPSLPDVKIEVLGPPPTSGTRDAFVELVMEAGAEEFGWIKAMAKTDKKAYKALCHTVREDGAYIEAGENDNLIVQKLEANPDALGIFGFSFLDQNTDKIQGSFIDLTFRLFFRGI from the coding sequence ATGAAAAAAGCATTGCTCACTATTTTTGCCCTGGCCTTTGTTGCCGGGGTTGCAGGTCCGTCATTTGCCGACGCTTCCAGGGATTATATCTCGATTGTCGGCTCTTCAACCGTTTATCCGTTTGCGACGGTTGTTGCCGAAAGATTTGGTAAATCCACCAAGTTTAAGACCCCGAAAATTGAATCCACCGGATCCGGCGGAGGACACAAACTGTTCGGTGCAGGTGTCGGGGTCCAGCATCCGGACATCACGAATTCTTCCAGAAGAATTAAAAAATCCGAGTTTGAAAAAGCGACGAAAAACGGCATCAGAATTGTAGAGGTAAAAATTGGTTATGACGGCATTGTTGTGGCCAACTCCAAGCAAGCCGCCCCGTTTAAACTGACCCGCAGGGATCTGTTCCTGGCCCTGGCCAAAACGGTTCCCTCAACGGACAATATTGCCGGCAACACCCAGCCCAACCCCTACAAAACATGGAAAGATGTAAACCCCTCTCTGCCTGATGTTAAAATCGAAGTCTTGGGTCCTCCGCCCACATCCGGTACCCGGGATGCATTTGTTGAGCTGGTCATGGAAGCCGGTGCTGAAGAATTCGGTTGGATTAAAGCCATGGCTAAAACAGACAAAAAGGCGTACAAAGCACTTTGTCATACGGTTCGAGAAGATGGTGCCTACATCGAAGCCGGTGAAAACGACAACCTGATTGTTCAGAAACTCGAAGCCAATCCCGATGCACTGGGGATTTTTGGGTTCTCGTTTTTGGACCAGAACACCGATAAAATCCAGGGCTCTTTCATTGATCTGACCTTTCGCTTATTTTTTAGAGGTATTTGA
- the pstA gene encoding phosphate ABC transporter permease PstA, with product MNNNNNSKRTMDIVNQGLEKRYGAEKRFRRYGLCAIILSLLCLGVLFVSIVANGYTAFQQTYINIDVFLDPGEIDESNLATADYQGMVKKSLREMFPQVKERREKKKLYSMVSSGASYDLLNYVRKHPEGIGGTISLWVPADDDTDMFMKGHIRRDVPEGDRRLNDAQITWIDTLVEKNRIKKRFNKTFFTAGDSREPELAGIWGAACGSFFTLLVTLILSFPIGVASAVYLEEFAPTNRWTDFIEVNINNLAAVPSIVFGLLGLAVFLNFFGLPRSSPMVGGFVLTLMTLPTIIIAGRASLKSVPPSIREAALGVGASKIQMVTHHVLPLAMPGMLTGTIIGMAQALGETAPLLMIGMVAFIVDIPGGFSDPSTVLPVQIFLWADSPERAFLERTSAAIMVLLLFLITMNAAAVILRKKFERRW from the coding sequence ATGAATAACAACAATAACAGCAAAAGAACCATGGATATTGTCAATCAGGGGCTGGAAAAAAGATATGGGGCGGAAAAACGGTTCCGTCGATACGGCCTCTGTGCCATCATCCTCAGCCTGCTCTGCCTGGGGGTTCTATTTGTCAGTATCGTTGCCAATGGATATACGGCTTTTCAGCAGACCTACATCAACATTGATGTTTTCCTGGATCCTGGGGAAATTGACGAATCAAACCTGGCCACGGCCGATTATCAGGGCATGGTCAAGAAGTCATTGCGGGAAATGTTTCCCCAGGTCAAAGAGCGGAGGGAAAAGAAAAAACTCTACTCAATGGTCAGCTCCGGCGCCTCCTATGATCTGCTCAATTATGTCAGAAAACATCCTGAAGGGATCGGCGGCACCATTTCTTTGTGGGTACCGGCCGATGATGATACGGACATGTTCATGAAGGGCCACATCCGGCGGGATGTGCCGGAAGGTGATCGCAGGTTGAATGATGCCCAGATCACCTGGATCGACACCCTTGTTGAAAAGAACCGGATCAAAAAGCGTTTCAATAAAACATTCTTCACGGCAGGTGATTCAAGGGAGCCGGAGCTTGCCGGAATCTGGGGGGCAGCCTGCGGTTCTTTTTTTACCCTCCTTGTCACCCTGATACTCTCCTTTCCCATTGGTGTGGCATCAGCGGTCTACCTTGAAGAGTTTGCCCCGACAAACAGATGGACGGATTTCATTGAGGTCAACATCAATAATCTCGCAGCCGTTCCTTCCATTGTTTTCGGCCTTCTGGGCCTGGCCGTATTCCTGAATTTTTTCGGACTGCCCAGATCGTCTCCCATGGTGGGTGGATTTGTTCTGACGCTCATGACGTTGCCGACCATTATTATCGCCGGTCGGGCTTCGTTGAAATCGGTACCACCGTCGATTCGTGAGGCTGCATTGGGGGTGGGAGCCTCCAAAATCCAGATGGTAACCCACCATGTGCTGCCCCTTGCCATGCCCGGAATGTTGACCGGTACCATTATCGGTATGGCCCAGGCCCTTGGAGAAACCGCACCGTTGCTGATGATCGGCATGGTCGCGTTTATTGTCGATATACCGGGCGGATTTTCCGATCCATCTACGGTTTTACCGGTTCAGATCTTCCTGTGGGCAGACAGCCCGGAACGGGCGTTTCTGGAGCGGACATCAGCCGCCATCATGGTGTTGCTGCTATTTCTGATCACCATGAATGCCGCTGCTGTCATATTAAGAAAGAAATTTGAAAGACGCTGGTAG
- a CDS encoding methyl-accepting chemotaxis protein: MNLVSTVDSENEFVKPGVTTEKSTWLTVGVKLMIGVGLISNLCIGLLVYMNYRMSFQIGEQTNLLLEINSDMNQNLRTTIFDLQGKYLEIPKRLEVDSANSIMEWIQGHYTVAADGVIEGRNNYKPFFNRSQRRDISKGKFVVQNLDDSVVVFRGLLKADKEFSDAVQRIDIKTADPVKDYDAINGFILEAINISDDGDALRNKILALKSLLADEAIAAETARNEILYKVEEIEKKRQQLIEYQNERQATNRRIAGAAILANIILLYALAWYIVEIPLRKLTKAIDRINKGETVSIPYENRKDRIGMLAGALVGFQGALVNLRFEDERKKQDRQVISKLINRMSGLIFSLRRKADTMKDEASELSALAEDTEQQILIATKSVVKTVQQTDSVSESTGQLSQVVREIGQQLNMQNDQVNGINDMVQITRDDINRLAQASNEINEIVNIVRHIAGKTKLLALNARIEAARAGEAGKGFAVVAKEVRALSEQTEEANQDIARKIDSIQSATQTMVGYTTRIEEGIVLLMGASQQISASVEEQGAVTEEIAGNAQATSVEIKDVSDRISEIRDTAQATSRFAADVQSQSETIALELESLLMDTSSKLARFDQADRAGHSGGDPVQEPLQFSGNTVPKSCPDAA; encoded by the coding sequence ATGAATCTGGTCTCAACGGTTGATTCTGAAAATGAATTCGTCAAACCCGGCGTTACGACTGAAAAGAGCACATGGCTGACGGTGGGGGTGAAATTAATGATAGGGGTCGGGCTGATTTCAAATCTGTGTATCGGCCTGCTCGTATACATGAACTACAGAATGTCTTTCCAGATCGGTGAACAAACAAATCTTCTGCTGGAGATCAATTCGGACATGAATCAAAACCTGAGGACCACCATCTTTGATCTGCAGGGAAAATACCTTGAAATCCCGAAACGGCTTGAGGTCGATTCTGCAAATTCAATCATGGAATGGATTCAGGGACATTATACCGTGGCAGCCGATGGGGTCATTGAGGGGCGAAACAATTACAAACCGTTTTTCAACCGGTCCCAGCGGCGGGATATTTCAAAGGGGAAATTTGTGGTTCAAAACCTGGATGATTCTGTGGTGGTCTTTAGAGGCCTTTTAAAGGCGGACAAAGAATTTTCCGATGCTGTTCAGCGCATTGACATTAAAACAGCTGATCCTGTTAAGGATTATGATGCCATCAATGGGTTTATCCTAGAGGCCATCAATATTTCGGATGACGGGGATGCCCTTAGAAACAAGATCCTCGCACTGAAAAGTCTTTTGGCGGATGAAGCCATTGCAGCTGAAACCGCACGGAACGAGATCCTTTACAAGGTGGAGGAGATTGAAAAAAAGCGACAGCAGCTGATCGAATATCAGAACGAACGCCAGGCGACCAATCGTCGGATCGCCGGTGCCGCCATTCTGGCCAATATTATACTGCTCTATGCCCTGGCCTGGTATATTGTTGAAATCCCGTTGCGCAAGCTGACAAAGGCCATTGACCGGATCAATAAAGGTGAGACCGTATCCATCCCCTATGAAAATCGAAAAGACCGCATCGGCATGCTGGCCGGTGCCCTGGTCGGTTTTCAGGGTGCCCTGGTCAACCTCCGGTTTGAAGATGAACGCAAAAAACAAGACCGGCAGGTCATCTCTAAATTGATCAACCGCATGTCCGGGCTGATATTCTCCCTGCGCAGGAAAGCAGATACCATGAAAGACGAAGCGTCCGAACTTTCGGCCCTGGCAGAGGACACCGAGCAGCAGATCCTCATTGCAACAAAATCCGTTGTCAAAACAGTCCAGCAGACCGATTCGGTATCGGAATCCACCGGGCAGCTCAGCCAGGTGGTCAGGGAGATCGGTCAGCAGTTGAACATGCAGAACGACCAGGTCAACGGTATCAATGATATGGTTCAGATCACCCGGGATGATATCAACCGGTTGGCCCAGGCATCCAATGAAATCAATGAGATTGTGAATATTGTCCGGCATATTGCCGGAAAAACCAAGCTGCTGGCATTGAACGCCCGTATCGAGGCCGCCAGGGCCGGGGAGGCAGGAAAAGGGTTTGCCGTTGTGGCAAAGGAAGTCAGAGCACTCAGCGAGCAGACCGAAGAGGCCAACCAGGACATTGCCCGCAAGATCGATTCGATTCAGTCGGCCACCCAGACGATGGTGGGCTATACGACTCGAATTGAGGAAGGGATCGTGCTGCTCATGGGGGCCAGCCAACAGATTTCCGCCTCTGTGGAGGAGCAGGGAGCTGTTACCGAAGAAATCGCCGGCAACGCCCAGGCCACCTCCGTGGAGATCAAGGATGTGTCCGACAGGATTTCAGAAATCCGGGATACGGCCCAGGCCACCAGTCGATTTGCCGCTGACGTTCAGTCCCAGTCTGAAACCATTGCCCTGGAGCTGGAAAGCCTGCTCATGGATACCAGCAGTAAACTGGCCCGGTTCGACCAGGCGGACAGGGCCGGACATTCCGGTGGGGATCCGGTCCAGGAACCGCTACAATTCAGTGGGAACACCGTGCCGAAAAGCTGTCCGGATGCAGCTTGA